In Halorubrum sp. PV6, a single window of DNA contains:
- a CDS encoding CNNM domain-containing protein, translated as MIPLATAMASGEIALRVAAGVGLILINAFFVAVEFALTRLRQYPESEMDTPGLRRAWEMTDDLEFYLTTCQVWISGTSIALGIVAEPGLAALFAPLFETTALASAGAGSLLGFFLINMVHLTHGEQTPTYLGVERSKQVAGYGARPLYWFAWLISPLIKVGDWVAKATLRLFGIEMTGSWTEAEEEVLETRAELRTRLGSMMEEVELPEERREEVLNALDVDGVTVREILTPADEIISLSTAASVEANLDRIRDTPHSRFPLVGDDATEFEGIVYAPSIVSNFERLREGETTFAELAAPPMTISADASVSDAYDQFQAESQELALVIEDGAVVGLLTATDTMEAVMGQLEDPLDAGDL; from the coding sequence ATGATCCCGCTCGCGACAGCGATGGCGTCAGGCGAGATCGCCCTCCGCGTGGCCGCCGGCGTCGGTCTCATCCTGATCAACGCCTTCTTCGTCGCCGTCGAGTTCGCCCTGACGCGGCTCCGTCAGTACCCGGAGTCGGAGATGGACACGCCGGGGCTACGGCGCGCCTGGGAGATGACCGACGATCTGGAGTTTTACCTCACCACCTGTCAGGTGTGGATCTCCGGGACGAGCATCGCGCTCGGCATCGTCGCGGAGCCCGGCCTCGCCGCACTGTTCGCGCCGCTGTTCGAGACCACCGCGCTGGCGTCCGCCGGCGCCGGCTCGCTCCTGGGCTTTTTCCTCATCAACATGGTCCACCTGACGCACGGCGAGCAGACGCCGACGTACCTCGGCGTCGAGCGCTCGAAGCAGGTCGCCGGGTACGGCGCGCGGCCGCTGTACTGGTTCGCGTGGCTCATCTCGCCGCTGATAAAAGTCGGCGACTGGGTCGCGAAGGCGACGCTCCGGCTGTTCGGCATCGAGATGACCGGGTCGTGGACCGAGGCCGAAGAGGAGGTGTTGGAGACGCGCGCCGAGCTGCGCACCCGTCTCGGCTCGATGATGGAGGAGGTCGAACTCCCCGAGGAGCGCCGCGAGGAGGTCCTCAACGCGCTCGACGTCGACGGCGTCACCGTCCGGGAGATCCTGACGCCGGCCGACGAGATAATCTCGCTGTCGACGGCGGCGTCGGTCGAGGCGAACCTCGACCGCATCCGCGACACCCCACACAGCCGCTTCCCGCTCGTCGGCGACGACGCGACCGAGTTCGAGGGGATCGTCTATGCGCCCTCGATCGTCTCAAACTTCGAGCGGCTCCGGGAGGGGGAGACGACGTTCGCGGAGCTCGCGGCCCCGCCGATGACGATATCGGCGGACGCGAGCGTCAGCGACGCCTACGACCAGTTCCAGGCCGAGTCCCAAGAGCTCGCCCTCGTCATCGAGGACGGGGCGGTCGTCGGGCTGCTCACCGCGACCGACACCATGGAGGCGGTGATGGGACAGCTCGAGGACCCGTTGGACGCCGGCGATTTATAA
- a CDS encoding PAS domain S-box protein, which translates to MGWQESISVLHVDDEPDFAALTAEFLKREDESFTVETAASASEGLERLSHGDFDCVISDYDMPGQNGIEFLRSVRERAPELPFVLFTGKGSEEVAGEAISAGVTDYLQKKGGTDQYTVLANRLRNAVHRHRAEKDRKRQRKAIETAKEGISILDDAGEYVYVNQAYADIYGYDPEEMEGEHWELIYPDGDTAVARDVILPTVAEEGYWSGETTGLRADGTTFVEDHTVAQTDTGELICSVRDRSAQQEQEVELTLFRTLVETLNDPVYVLDETGEFEYVNDAFVEMVGYDREAITGASPALIKSSAAVDRSEANLGRLLSSDGPDSVQFEIEVQPSRGEPIPCEDHMGVLPYEGESFEGSVGILRDITERKERERELEQTNTVLRTIVENLPMGVLVEDAERGVLVANDSLGETLGVPISGEELTDCDCAEAAEDLKDRFAEPEAFIEGIAERLERRELVQNEELRLTDGRVLERDYVPYTLPEGEANLWLYRDITARERQSRELEQANKFLSQTQTVADVGGWEIDRRTASLRWTDEVYRIHGVDMEFEPTVGDAVGFYHPEDQATIRDAVERVTTDGEPFDLELRIVTADDEVRWVRARGEPWREDGEIVGVRGTFQDITERIERQQRLEEFTSVVSHDLRNPLNVAAGHLELVADECESDHLDGLRGALDRMEALIEDLLTLARDGKEMTDTQPVALATIADGCWENVEMEQGQLVTAVDQTVWADRDRLKQVFENLFRNAVEHGRTDATVTVGGLDDGFYVEDDGPGIPPGERDAVFEAGHSQSANGTGFGLSIVRQIVAAHDWHVRVTDGSEGGARFEITNVEFADT; encoded by the coding sequence ATGGGTTGGCAGGAGAGTATTAGCGTCCTCCACGTTGACGACGAACCGGATTTTGCTGCGTTGACTGCGGAGTTTCTGAAACGCGAGGACGAGAGCTTCACCGTCGAGACCGCGGCGAGCGCCAGTGAGGGGCTGGAACGCCTCTCTCACGGCGACTTCGACTGTGTCATCTCCGATTACGATATGCCCGGTCAGAACGGTATCGAGTTCCTCAGATCCGTCCGCGAGAGGGCTCCCGAACTGCCGTTCGTGCTGTTTACCGGCAAGGGGTCCGAGGAGGTCGCCGGCGAAGCCATCTCCGCGGGCGTGACGGACTACCTACAGAAGAAGGGCGGAACCGACCAGTACACCGTCCTGGCGAACCGACTGCGAAACGCCGTCCACCGACATCGCGCGGAGAAGGATCGCAAGCGCCAGCGGAAAGCGATCGAAACCGCCAAAGAGGGCATCAGCATCCTCGACGACGCCGGAGAGTACGTCTACGTCAATCAGGCCTACGCCGACATCTACGGGTACGACCCCGAGGAGATGGAGGGGGAACACTGGGAACTGATCTACCCCGACGGCGACACGGCGGTCGCACGGGACGTTATCTTGCCGACGGTCGCCGAGGAGGGCTACTGGAGCGGGGAGACGACCGGGCTCCGGGCCGACGGGACGACCTTCGTCGAGGATCACACCGTCGCCCAGACGGACACCGGCGAGCTGATCTGTTCGGTCCGGGACCGCTCCGCACAACAGGAGCAGGAGGTCGAACTCACCCTGTTTCGAACGCTCGTCGAGACGCTCAACGACCCGGTCTACGTGCTCGACGAGACGGGGGAGTTCGAGTACGTGAACGACGCGTTCGTCGAGATGGTTGGGTACGACCGCGAGGCGATCACCGGAGCGTCGCCGGCGCTTATCAAATCGTCGGCGGCCGTTGACCGTTCGGAAGCCAATCTCGGGCGGCTGCTCTCGTCGGACGGGCCCGACAGCGTGCAGTTCGAGATCGAGGTGCAGCCGAGTCGCGGTGAGCCGATCCCCTGTGAGGACCACATGGGCGTCTTGCCGTACGAAGGGGAGTCGTTCGAGGGGTCGGTCGGGATACTGCGCGATATTACCGAGCGGAAGGAGCGCGAGCGCGAACTCGAACAGACGAACACCGTCCTTCGAACGATCGTCGAAAATCTGCCGATGGGGGTGCTCGTCGAAGACGCCGAACGCGGCGTGCTCGTAGCGAACGACAGCTTGGGCGAGACGCTTGGCGTCCCGATCAGCGGCGAGGAGCTCACGGACTGTGACTGCGCCGAGGCGGCTGAAGATCTCAAAGACCGGTTCGCCGAGCCGGAGGCGTTCATCGAGGGGATCGCGGAGCGACTCGAACGGCGGGAGCTGGTCCAAAACGAGGAGCTCCGCCTCACGGACGGCCGCGTGTTGGAACGCGATTACGTGCCCTACACCCTGCCCGAAGGCGAGGCGAACTTGTGGCTGTACCGCGATATCACGGCGCGCGAGCGGCAGAGCCGAGAGCTTGAGCAGGCCAACAAGTTCCTGTCACAGACCCAGACCGTCGCAGATGTCGGTGGCTGGGAGATCGACCGCCGAACTGCGTCGCTCCGCTGGACCGACGAAGTCTATCGGATTCACGGCGTCGACATGGAGTTCGAGCCGACAGTCGGGGATGCAGTCGGGTTCTATCACCCCGAGGATCAGGCGACGATTCGGGATGCCGTCGAGCGGGTGACGACTGACGGCGAGCCGTTCGACCTGGAGTTGCGCATCGTCACGGCGGACGACGAGGTGCGATGGGTCCGCGCTCGCGGCGAGCCCTGGCGTGAGGATGGCGAGATCGTCGGTGTGCGCGGCACGTTTCAGGACATCACCGAGCGGATAGAACGCCAGCAGAGACTGGAAGAGTTCACCAGCGTCGTGTCACACGACCTGCGGAACCCGCTGAACGTCGCCGCCGGGCACCTCGAGTTGGTGGCCGACGAGTGTGAGAGCGACCATCTCGACGGGCTCCGGGGGGCGTTAGACAGGATGGAGGCGCTAATCGAGGATCTCCTGACGCTGGCTCGGGATGGCAAGGAGATGACCGACACGCAGCCGGTTGCCCTCGCGACGATAGCCGACGGGTGCTGGGAGAACGTTGAGATGGAGCAAGGACAGTTAGTCACCGCTGTCGATCAGACGGTGTGGGCGGACCGCGATCGCCTCAAGCAGGTGTTTGAGAACCTGTTCCGAAACGCCGTCGAACACGGTCGGACGGATGCGACCGTGACGGTCGGGGGGCTAGACGACGGGTTCTACGTCGAGGACGACGGTCCGGGAATTCCGCCCGGCGAGCGCGACGCCGTCTTCGAGGCCGGCCACTCGCAGTCGGCGAACGGAACCGGGTTTGGACTGAGTATCGTCAGACAAATCGTCGCTGCTCACGACTGGCACGTTCGCGTGACGGACGGGAGCGAGGGCGGAGCGCGGTTCGAGATCACGAACGTCGAATTCGCGGACACGTAG
- a CDS encoding DoxX family protein, translating to MADETADGGDATASDDHAGRGAPSRIGRVLLGVGLAAQASEDFRDMDDTIEYAESAGVPAPDLAAPFASGMMVAAGVGIAFWRLPRIATGAAVAFLTVVTATMHDFWNADEDDKSGERLAFFGNLAMLGGTLVFLREAYKK from the coding sequence ATGGCAGACGAAACAGCCGACGGGGGAGACGCGACAGCGAGCGACGACCACGCGGGACGCGGCGCGCCCTCGCGGATCGGCCGGGTGCTGCTCGGGGTCGGCCTCGCCGCACAGGCCTCCGAGGACTTCCGCGATATGGACGACACGATCGAATACGCCGAGTCCGCGGGGGTGCCCGCGCCCGACCTCGCCGCGCCGTTCGCCTCCGGGATGATGGTCGCGGCGGGCGTCGGCATCGCCTTCTGGAGGCTCCCGCGGATCGCGACCGGCGCGGCGGTCGCCTTCCTGACGGTGGTGACCGCGACGATGCACGACTTCTGGAACGCCGACGAGGACGACAAAAGCGGCGAGCGACTCGCCTTCTTCGGGAACCTCGCGATGCTCGGCGGGACCTTGGTGTTCCTGCGCGAGGCGTACAAGAAGTGA
- a CDS encoding DJ-1/PfpI family protein, with protein sequence MTGKQILMIVGDFGEDYEIMVPFQALQAVGHEVHAVCPERGAGDTVKTAIHDFRGDQTYLETRGHDFELTHGLDEIDPADYDALVVPGGRAPEYLRGYEEVLDAVRHFFEADKPVASICHGPQILAAAGVLDGYELTAYPAVRPEVEAAGCSWVDGVTTDGNLVTGQAWPDHPEWIAQFLELLGTEIDHGAPAATAD encoded by the coding sequence ATGACAGGAAAACAGATACTGATGATCGTCGGCGACTTCGGCGAAGACTACGAGATCATGGTGCCGTTCCAGGCGCTCCAGGCGGTCGGCCACGAGGTCCACGCTGTCTGTCCGGAGCGAGGTGCCGGTGACACGGTCAAGACCGCCATCCACGACTTCCGCGGCGACCAGACGTACCTCGAAACCCGCGGCCACGACTTCGAGCTCACGCACGGGCTCGACGAGATCGACCCGGCGGACTACGACGCCTTGGTCGTCCCCGGCGGGCGCGCCCCCGAGTACCTCCGTGGGTACGAGGAAGTGCTCGACGCGGTACGGCACTTCTTCGAGGCGGACAAGCCGGTCGCGTCGATCTGTCACGGCCCGCAGATCCTCGCCGCGGCGGGCGTTCTCGACGGCTACGAACTCACCGCCTACCCCGCCGTCAGACCCGAGGTCGAAGCCGCGGGCTGCTCGTGGGTCGACGGCGTGACCACCGACGGGAACCTCGTCACCGGACAGGCGTGGCCCGACCACCCCGAGTGGATCGCGCAGTTCCTCGAACTGCTCGGTACGGAGATCGACCACGGCGCGCCGGCCGCGACCGCGGACTGA
- a CDS encoding 3-isopropylmalate dehydratase small subunit: MSDTDADRDIDTTDPGRAWTFGDNIDTDQIIPSRFLVSSDPAELGENAFNDLRPEFAPNVAAGDFVVGGHNFGSGSSREHAPLSLLGAGVDGIVAQSFARIFFRNGINLGLPVLICPDADRIDDGDEISLRLDEGAVINHTADERYDADPLPEFLQSLVDSGGLEPYTRAKLGTE; the protein is encoded by the coding sequence ATGAGCGACACCGACGCCGACCGCGACATCGACACGACCGACCCCGGTCGGGCGTGGACGTTCGGGGACAACATCGACACCGACCAGATCATTCCGTCGCGGTTCCTGGTCTCCAGCGACCCGGCCGAGCTCGGCGAGAACGCCTTCAACGACCTCCGGCCGGAGTTCGCGCCGAACGTCGCCGCGGGCGATTTCGTCGTGGGCGGGCACAACTTCGGAAGCGGCTCCTCGCGCGAACACGCGCCCCTCTCGCTTCTGGGCGCCGGCGTCGACGGTATCGTCGCGCAGTCGTTCGCCCGTATCTTCTTCCGGAACGGGATCAACCTCGGGCTGCCCGTGTTGATCTGTCCGGACGCCGACCGGATCGACGACGGCGACGAGATCAGTCTCCGGCTCGACGAGGGCGCCGTGATCAACCACACCGCCGACGAGCGGTACGACGCCGACCCGCTGCCGGAGTTCCTGCAGTCGCTCGTCGACAGCGGCGGTCTCGAACCGTACACGCGAGCGAAACTCGGAACCGAGTGA
- a CDS encoding 3-isopropylmalate dehydratase large subunit: MTGKTISEKLLSEKSGTDVRAGDYVEAGVDVMMTHDVTGPLTFEVFEDVTGDDAELVDPDNTVITIDHHAPADGVKAANNHNIVREFAAEYGAQQYEVGDGICHQVLVEEGFVAPGDLVIGADSHSTTFGGVGAFGTGVGSTDLGTTLATGELWFRVPETLRFEVEGDLPDGVYAKDLILKFIGDVGFDGCTYMTAEYGGSAVEAMPIHERLVLSNMAIEMGGKAGIVAPDERTADFLEAQTGERPDIPAYTQPDDDAAYEAVHTYRAESLSPQVSTPSNPENAVDVDEVVGTEIDQLFVGTCTNGRYEDIRIVADIIEGERLAPNTRMVVVPASKSVYKQMMHTGVMETFVDAGAIVQSAGCGSCFGTHQGVLGDGDVCLATANRNFPGREGSMESEVYLASPATVGASALYGEITDPREVELNRYDDYVLGGVGA, from the coding sequence ATGACTGGAAAAACCATCTCGGAAAAACTGCTGTCGGAGAAATCGGGAACAGACGTACGCGCCGGCGACTACGTGGAGGCCGGCGTCGACGTGATGATGACCCACGACGTGACGGGGCCGTTGACGTTCGAGGTCTTCGAGGACGTGACGGGCGACGACGCCGAGCTCGTCGACCCGGACAACACCGTCATCACCATCGACCACCACGCGCCCGCGGACGGCGTCAAGGCCGCGAACAACCACAACATCGTCCGGGAGTTCGCCGCCGAGTACGGCGCCCAACAGTACGAGGTCGGCGACGGGATCTGTCACCAGGTCTTGGTCGAGGAGGGGTTCGTCGCGCCGGGCGATCTGGTGATCGGCGCGGACTCGCATTCGACCACCTTCGGCGGGGTCGGCGCCTTCGGGACCGGGGTCGGCTCGACCGACCTCGGGACGACGCTCGCGACCGGTGAACTGTGGTTCCGGGTGCCGGAGACGCTCCGGTTCGAGGTCGAGGGCGACCTCCCCGATGGGGTGTACGCGAAGGACCTCATCCTGAAGTTCATCGGCGACGTGGGGTTCGACGGCTGTACGTACATGACCGCCGAGTACGGCGGCTCGGCGGTGGAGGCGATGCCGATCCACGAGCGGCTCGTCCTCTCGAACATGGCCATCGAGATGGGCGGGAAGGCCGGCATCGTCGCGCCCGACGAGCGCACCGCCGACTTCCTCGAAGCGCAGACCGGCGAGCGACCCGACATCCCGGCGTACACCCAGCCCGACGACGACGCCGCATACGAGGCGGTCCACACCTACCGGGCCGAGTCGCTCTCGCCGCAGGTGTCGACGCCCTCGAACCCGGAGAACGCGGTCGATGTCGACGAGGTCGTCGGCACCGAAATCGACCAGCTGTTCGTGGGGACCTGCACGAACGGCCGGTACGAGGACATCCGGATCGTCGCGGACATCATCGAGGGCGAACGGCTCGCCCCGAACACGCGGATGGTCGTCGTCCCGGCCTCGAAATCCGTTTATAAACAGATGATGCACACCGGCGTCATGGAGACGTTCGTCGACGCCGGCGCCATCGTCCAGAGCGCGGGCTGCGGCTCCTGTTTCGGCACGCATCAGGGCGTCTTAGGCGACGGCGACGTCTGTCTCGCCACCGCGAACCGCAACTTCCCCGGCCGGGAGGGGTCGATGGAAAGCGAGGTGTACCTCGCGAGCCCCGCCACCGTCGGCGCGTCGGCGCTGTACGGCGAGATAACCGACCCGCGGGAGGTCGAGTTGAACCGGTACGACGACTACGTCCTCGGCGGGGTGGGCGCATGA
- a CDS encoding hydroxymethylglutaryl-CoA lyase, which produces MIEYPEDVTVVEMLPRDGFQRLDEFVPTDEKVEIIDDLSKTGVDEIEITSFTHPKAVPTLRDADDVAKRIERHDDVTYRALVPNAVGMERAIEADVDKVNALVTVSETYSEHNQNMTVEEILEGVEEIVAMAEGTDIEVEAGMGTSFYCPYEGKIPMEDTLSVVDRVVEAGVDEVTLATTMGLANPVEIEAMYTAVFDRHPDLDAGLHLHDTNGMSLANTLVAMQCGVDRFDTSHCGLGGGVVLPDGLAGVGNTPTEDLVHLLSSMEIGTNASFERVESVAHEVADRLDLGATSHVLMGGTVDRVLTTVAEDNT; this is translated from the coding sequence ATGATCGAGTACCCCGAGGACGTGACAGTAGTCGAGATGCTCCCGCGTGACGGGTTCCAGCGGCTCGACGAGTTCGTCCCGACCGACGAGAAAGTCGAGATCATCGACGACCTCTCGAAGACCGGCGTCGACGAGATCGAGATCACCTCCTTCACGCACCCGAAGGCGGTCCCGACGCTACGGGACGCCGACGATGTCGCAAAGCGCATCGAGCGTCACGACGACGTGACCTACCGCGCGCTGGTGCCGAACGCGGTCGGGATGGAGCGAGCCATCGAGGCCGACGTCGACAAGGTGAACGCCCTCGTAACCGTGAGCGAGACGTACAGCGAGCACAACCAGAACATGACCGTCGAGGAGATTCTCGAAGGCGTCGAGGAGATAGTCGCAATGGCCGAGGGGACGGACATCGAGGTCGAGGCCGGGATGGGGACGAGCTTCTACTGTCCGTACGAGGGGAAGATTCCCATGGAAGACACGCTGTCGGTCGTCGACCGCGTCGTCGAGGCCGGCGTCGACGAGGTGACGCTCGCGACGACGATGGGGCTCGCCAATCCGGTCGAGATCGAGGCGATGTACACGGCGGTCTTCGACCGACACCCCGACCTTGACGCCGGACTCCACCTGCACGACACGAACGGGATGAGCCTCGCGAACACCCTCGTCGCGATGCAGTGCGGGGTCGACCGGTTCGACACCTCACACTGCGGGCTCGGCGGCGGCGTCGTCTTACCGGACGGGCTCGCCGGCGTCGGCAACACCCCGACGGAGGACCTCGTCCATCTGCTGAGTAGCATGGAAATCGGAACGAACGCGTCGTTCGAACGCGTCGAGTCGGTCGCACACGAGGTCGCCGACAGACTCGACTTGGGGGCGACGAGCCACGTCCTGATGGGCGGGACCGTCGACCGCGTGTTAACGACCGTCGCGGAGGACAACACATGA
- a CDS encoding CaiB/BaiF CoA-transferase family protein — translation MSRDAATDGGADDDADGERADATSDDDSDTSAGPLDGLTVVEAGSMISIGTVGRLLADFGADVIKVEHPATGDHLRHFGPQKEGVGLWWKYLGRNKQSVTLDISTEEGKVVFEDLVADADALIENFRPGTLERWDLGYDHLSELNPGLVMLRLSGFGQTGPYSDRPGFGTLAEAMSGFAFLNGYPDREPLLPPTGLADGIAAMFSTMAVAFALYNRDANGGSGQYIDTSLIEPIFSLIGPQPLRYQQLGEIEERSGNRSTSSAPRNVYQTGDGRAVAISASAQPIAMRVFDAIERPDLKDDPRFADNEKRLENVEELDAAIQDWMDDHTREEVIDRFEEYEATIAPIYNVADILDDEHYQARDAVVEIPDDEIGIGAVQNTIPHLSETPGSISHLGPPLGAHNEAVYGERLSYDEETLAELDAEGVI, via the coding sequence ATGAGTCGCGACGCGGCCACGGACGGCGGCGCAGACGACGACGCAGACGGTGAACGCGCCGACGCTACGAGCGACGACGATTCCGACACCTCCGCCGGCCCGCTCGACGGTCTCACCGTGGTCGAGGCCGGCTCGATGATCTCGATCGGAACGGTGGGGCGCCTGCTCGCGGACTTCGGCGCGGACGTGATCAAGGTCGAACACCCGGCGACCGGCGACCACCTGCGCCACTTCGGGCCGCAGAAGGAGGGCGTCGGGCTCTGGTGGAAGTACCTCGGGCGCAACAAGCAGTCGGTGACGCTCGACATCTCCACCGAGGAGGGGAAGGTCGTCTTCGAGGATCTGGTCGCCGACGCGGACGCGCTCATCGAGAACTTCCGGCCGGGCACCCTCGAACGGTGGGACCTCGGCTACGACCACCTCTCCGAGCTCAACCCCGGCCTCGTGATGCTCCGGCTGAGCGGGTTCGGGCAGACGGGGCCGTACAGCGACCGGCCCGGCTTCGGCACCCTCGCGGAGGCGATGTCCGGGTTCGCGTTCCTCAACGGCTACCCCGACCGGGAGCCGTTGCTGCCGCCGACCGGATTGGCAGACGGCATCGCGGCGATGTTCTCGACGATGGCGGTCGCGTTCGCGCTGTACAACCGCGACGCGAACGGCGGCTCCGGGCAGTACATCGACACGAGCCTCATCGAACCGATCTTCTCGCTCATCGGGCCGCAGCCGCTCCGATACCAGCAACTCGGCGAGATCGAAGAGCGGTCGGGGAACCGCTCCACCTCGTCCGCGCCGCGGAACGTCTACCAGACGGGCGACGGGCGGGCGGTCGCCATCTCGGCGAGCGCACAGCCGATCGCGATGCGGGTGTTCGACGCCATCGAGCGTCCCGATTTAAAAGACGACCCGCGCTTCGCGGACAACGAGAAGCGACTGGAGAACGTCGAGGAGCTCGACGCGGCCATCCAAGACTGGATGGACGACCACACCCGCGAGGAGGTCATCGACCGGTTCGAGGAGTACGAGGCGACCATCGCGCCGATCTACAACGTGGCCGACATCCTCGACGACGAGCACTATCAGGCGCGCGACGCGGTCGTGGAGATCCCCGACGACGAGATCGGGATCGGCGCGGTCCAAAACACCATCCCGCACCTCTCGGAGACGCCGGGATCGATCTCGCATCTCGGGCCGCCGCTCGGCGCGCACAACGAGGCGGTGTACGGCGAGCGGCTGTCGTACGACGAGGAGACGCTTGCCGAACTCGACGCGGAGGGCGTCATATGA
- a CDS encoding dihydroorotase family protein, translating to MTDHDLVIANGTVVTPELGVFEADVAADGDTISAIASPGTLSGDRVIDAAGNHVLPGAIDPHTHHGIYRGLDADAESESRSDLVGGVTTIGNYFRRGGSYEEIMDGYFAEAEPNYYHDYFFSLGLLSFEHIDEIPYIVDELGITSFKWYKNYKDVAPEKFGTDSKMHDDWADAFIQELAAQDAPTTLGHHSENMEITSALGDNPYLDSAVDDDQEYRGYDVLVDQFPDYAEAQSMTASGSLARQHDYDDSFYAVHVSAGRTADELAMLHDAGWEITGETCTHYLCLTTEECDERHNVNPPVRSKADQETLWSRVADGTISCIGTDHCANLRDDKVGEDVPDSLPGFPSSATLLPLMLSEGVHEGRISLERAVEVTSTNTAKAFNIYPKKGSIQVGSDADLAVVDLDETKTVTPELLQGGADYSPYEGRDVTGWPTHTVVRGQVAYENGEVVGERGHGTHIDRPI from the coding sequence ATGACGGACCACGACCTCGTCATCGCGAACGGCACCGTCGTCACGCCCGAACTCGGCGTCTTCGAGGCGGACGTGGCCGCCGACGGGGACACGATCTCGGCGATCGCGAGTCCGGGGACCCTCTCCGGCGACCGGGTGATAGACGCCGCGGGCAACCACGTCCTCCCCGGCGCCATCGACCCGCACACCCACCACGGGATCTATCGCGGCCTCGACGCCGACGCCGAGTCGGAGTCGCGTTCCGATCTGGTCGGCGGCGTCACGACCATCGGGAACTACTTCCGGCGGGGCGGCTCCTACGAGGAGATCATGGACGGCTACTTCGCCGAGGCGGAGCCGAACTACTACCACGACTACTTCTTCTCGTTGGGACTGCTCTCGTTCGAACACATCGACGAGATCCCGTACATCGTCGATGAGCTCGGTATTACGTCATTTAAATGGTATAAAAACTACAAGGACGTCGCCCCGGAGAAGTTCGGCACCGACTCGAAGATGCACGACGACTGGGCGGACGCGTTCATCCAGGAACTCGCCGCCCAGGACGCCCCTACGACGCTCGGCCACCACTCCGAGAACATGGAGATCACGAGCGCGCTCGGCGACAACCCGTACCTCGACTCCGCGGTCGACGACGACCAGGAGTACCGCGGCTACGACGTGTTGGTCGACCAGTTCCCGGACTACGCGGAGGCACAGAGCATGACCGCGAGCGGGTCGCTGGCCCGCCAACACGACTACGACGACAGCTTCTACGCGGTCCACGTCTCGGCGGGACGGACCGCCGACGAACTGGCGATGCTCCACGACGCGGGCTGGGAGATCACCGGCGAGACGTGTACGCACTACCTCTGTCTCACGACCGAGGAGTGTGACGAGCGCCACAACGTCAACCCGCCGGTCCGGTCGAAGGCGGACCAGGAGACCTTATGGAGCCGGGTCGCGGACGGGACCATCTCCTGTATCGGCACCGACCACTGCGCGAACCTGCGCGACGACAAGGTCGGCGAGGACGTGCCCGACAGCCTCCCCGGCTTCCCCTCGTCGGCGACGCTGCTCCCGCTCATGCTCTCCGAGGGCGTCCACGAGGGGCGTATCTCGCTGGAGCGCGCGGTCGAGGTGACATCGACGAACACCGCGAAAGCGTTCAATATATATCCGAAGAAGGGGTCGATTCAGGTCGGAAGTGACGCAGACCTCGCGGTCGTCGACCTCGACGAGACGAAGACGGTGACCCCCGAGCTGCTCCAGGGCGGCGCGGACTACTCCCCGTACGAGGGACGCGACGTGACCGGCTGGCCGACGCACACGGTCGTCCGCGGCCAGGTCGCCTACGAGAACGGCGAGGTGGTCGGCGAACGCGGCCACGGGACCCACATCGACCGCCCGATCTGA
- a CDS encoding isochorismatase family protein codes for MTKRIWEDLLTERDKQVISAAGYDQEGASSWESRGMGTNPMVLVIDMQRLVVGADEPILDAVEEYRTAMGEIAWNAIDHIEPFLTFARERDVPVTYTRVVPSSYDDPQHEDLDIVEAVAPEDGETVINKSYASAFYGTDLLSRLVRGGHDSVIIVGNSTSGCVRATAIDAQQNGFNVVLPQECLFDRIEASHKIALMDLWMKYAEVLERDEVESWVEGIEA; via the coding sequence ATGACTAAACGCATCTGGGAGGACCTGCTCACCGAGCGCGACAAGCAGGTCATCTCCGCGGCCGGATACGACCAGGAAGGCGCGTCCTCGTGGGAGTCCCGCGGGATGGGCACGAATCCGATGGTCCTGGTCATCGACATGCAGCGACTCGTCGTCGGCGCCGACGAGCCGATCCTCGACGCCGTCGAGGAGTATCGCACCGCGATGGGCGAAATCGCGTGGAACGCGATCGACCACATCGAGCCGTTCCTGACGTTCGCTCGCGAGCGAGACGTTCCCGTCACGTACACGCGAGTCGTCCCGTCGAGCTACGACGACCCCCAACACGAGGACCTCGACATCGTCGAGGCCGTCGCGCCCGAAGACGGTGAGACGGTGATAAACAAGTCGTACGCCTCCGCCTTCTACGGGACCGACCTCCTCTCGCGGCTGGTCCGGGGCGGGCACGACTCCGTGATCATCGTCGGCAACTCCACGAGCGGGTGCGTCCGCGCGACCGCGATCGACGCCCAACAGAACGGGTTCAACGTCGTCTTGCCACAGGAGTGTCTCTTCGACCGGATCGAGGCGAGCCACAAGATCGCCCTGATGGACCTGTGGATGAAGTACGCGGAGGTGCTCGAACGCGACGAGGTGGAGTCGTGGGTGGAGGGGATCGAGGCATGA